A window of Perognathus longimembris pacificus isolate PPM17 chromosome 6, ASM2315922v1, whole genome shotgun sequence contains these coding sequences:
- the Fam110a gene encoding protein FAM110A, translating into MPVDTLSPGAPAAPALPFRKRPKIPGYLLRRPVDGGARKPSAVERLEADKAKYVKSLHVANTRQEPVQPLLSKQPLFSPGTRRTVLTPSRRALPGPCRRPQLDLDILSNLIDLCDSPVCPGEGSRTPGRAEGAHPAPPATPPRPPPSTAAVRRVDVRPLPASPAQPCPSPATTAASSPGRPPGLQRSKSDLSERFSRAAADLERFFNYCGLDPEEARGLGLAHLARASSDIVSLAGPSAGPGSSEGGCSRRSSATVEERARERVPYGVSVIERNARVIKWLYGLRQARETPAAEG; encoded by the coding sequence ATGCCTGTGGACACGCTCAGCCCGGGAGCCCCAGCCGCGCCCGCCCTACCTTTCCGCAAGCGGCCCAAGATTCCCGGCTACCTGCTGCGCAGGCCGGTGGACGGCGGGGCCCGGAAACCCAGCGCGGTGGAACGCCTGGAGGCCGACAAGGCCAAGTACGTCAAGAGCCTGCACGTGGCCAACACCCGCCAGGAGCCTGTGCAGCCCCTGCTGTCCAAGCAGCCGCTGTTTAGTCCCGGGACTCGCCGTACAGTGCTCACGCCGAGCCGCCGAGCGCTGCCTGGTCCCTGCCGCCGGCCCCAGCTGGACCTGGACATCCTCAGCAACCTCATCGACCTGTGTGACAGCCCCGTGTGCCCCGGGGAGGGCAGCCGGACCCCCGGGCGGGCGGAGGGAGCCCACCCGGCCCCCCCAGCCACCCCTCCACGCCCCCCGCCCAGCACGGCTGCGGTCCGCCGCGTGGACGTGCGCCCCCTGCCTGCCTcacctgcccagccctgcccgtCGCCGGCGACCACCGCCGCCTCCAGCCCAGGCCGGCCGCCGGGATTGCAGCGCTCCAAGTCGGACCTGAGCGAGCGCTTCTCCAGGGCGGCGGCTGATCTCGAGCGCTTCTTTAACTACTGCGGCCTGGACCCCGAGGAGGcgcggggcctggggctggcgcACCTGGCGCGGGCCAGCTCGGACATCGTGTCCCTGGCGGGGCCCAGTGCGGGGCCCGGCAGCTCCGAGGGCGGCTGCTCCCGCCGCAGCTCGGCCACGGTGGAGGAGCGCGCCCGGGAACGCGTCCCCTACGGCGTGTCGGTGATCGAGAGGAACGCCCGCGTGATCAAGTGGCTGTACGGCCTCCGGCAGGCCCGCGAGACCCCGGCCGCCGAGGGCTAG